Proteins encoded in a region of the Bombyx mori chromosome 23, ASM3026992v2 genome:
- the LOC101736045 gene encoding extracellular serine/threonine protein kinase four-jointed, whose product MENLQTNDRKHARLAAVEELAVKVLDDSDIKEKYRAYSIYSYCLLSVLISFVLGLSIGVLITRPDPKRQTDRITKARQGRRLDTANVSYTGVAFVNNQRSDFNRQIYPKHLNDDLRDILKDNKGTNVNFPRTPNENTVLYDNVYWGPEIENSMPQGYGENSAELWERYVGSSEVVKMEIGCGRMQNRLVTFRDGTRACVRYRQNTDQIQGEIFSFYVGRLLNLTNLAPSVVKIVDLKDKLWRNVVNDIAAAKWSRNRAIVLTQYVPSLEPAHIPDVFKSSTRHLNKIDVYNMSNEENETSDITKELLIEKMRIKDVRSKAKNIEKFSRIDMRLNDKTVKSFLELAQWSDLIVFDYLTANLDRIVNNLFNYQWNENIMNGPAHNLAKKMDSGLLVFLDNESGLLHGYRLLKKYNVYHSLLLDSLCVFRKSTIDALKRLHYKQDVGAKLSDMFHLRNSAVVRDVLPALPEKNSKVLHERIGRVLSQVQKCEEALR is encoded by the coding sequence ATGGAGAATCTACAAACGAATGACCGAAAGCATGCGAGATTGGCCGCAGTAGAAGAATTAGCGGTGAAGGTCCTCGATGATTCGGACATCAAAGAAAAGTACAGGGCTTACTCCATATACTCTTACTGTTTATTGAGCGTGCTGATCAGTTTTGTGCTTGGTCTCTCCATTGGAGTCCTCATCACGAGGCCGGACCCTAAAAGACAGACGGACAGGATTACTAAAGCTAGACAAGGAAGGCGTTTGGATACAGCAAACGTCTCGTATACAGGAGTCGCATTCGTAAACAACCAACGCTCTGATTTCAATAGACAAATATACCCGAAACATTTGAACGACGATCTGCGGGACATATTGAAAGATAACAAAGGAACAAATGTGAATTTTCCACGGACGCCAAACGAGAACACCGTTTTGTATGATAACGTTTATTGGGGTCCCGAAATCGAGAACTCCATGCCGCAGGGCTATGGAGAGAACAGCGCGGAGCTCTGGGAGAGATACGTCGGCAGCAGCGAGGTAGTTAAGATGGAAATCGGCTGCGGCAGGATGCAAAATCGACTGGTAACATTCCGGGACGGCACCAGAGCCTGCGTTCGCTACAGACAAAACACCGATCAAATTCAAGGCGAAATATTCAGCTTCTACGTCGGCAGGTTGCTGAACCTGACTAATCTCGCCCCTTCGGTGGTCAAGATCGTCGATCTGAAAGACAAACTGTGGAGGAACGTGGTCAACGACATAGCGGCCGCTAAATGGAGCAGGAACCGCGCGATAGTACTGACACAGTACGTGCCTAGCTTGGAACCAGCTCACATACCGGACGTTTTCAAGTCCTCGACGCGCCACTTGAACAAAATCGACGTTTACAATATGTCGAACGAAGAGAACGAAACTAGCGACATCACGAAAGAGCTATTAATAGAGAAAATGAGGATTAAAGACGTGAGAAGTAAAGCGAAAAACATCGAAAAGTTTAGCAGAATCGATATGAGACTGAACGACAAAACAGTTAAGTCGTTCTTGGAGCTAGCTCAGTGGTCGGACTTGATTGTGTTTGATTATTTAACCGCCAATTTGGACAGGATAGTCAATAACTTGTTTAATTATCAATGGAACGAGAACATTATGAACGGGCCGGCCCATAATTTGGCCAAGAAGATGGACAGCGGTCTTTTGGTGTTCCTCGACAACGAGTCTGGTCTTCTGCACGGTTATAGGCTCCTGAAGAAATACAACGTATACCACAGCCTGCTGTTGGACAGTTTGTGTGTGTTCCGCAAAAGTACCATAGACGCTTTAAAGCGACTACATTATAAACAGGATGTTGGCGCGAAATTGAGTGATATGTTCCATTTGCGAAATAGCGCTGTAGTCAGGGATGTACTGCCCGCGTTGCCGGAGAAGAACTCGAAGGTTCTACACGAGAGAATAGGCAGGGTATTAAGTCAAGTGCAGAAATGTGAGGAGGCATTAAGATAG